CAGGCGGACTGTTCCAGGGGGACGGGGGTATTGGCACAAAAGTAAAGAACGAAAAACAATCAAGAGGAGGCGAAACATTGAAGCACTCTACTCTTAAGGAAAAAGACATTAGATACTCTCATCTTCTTTTGATGCTTGCTGCAGTTCCAATCCTTTTTTTAATTATTGGCCTTGGTTATGCGGTTAATTTCACCAGGATCGGAGAAATAATAGAAGGTTTCGCCAACATCATTCTGTCGCCTACCATTTTACTTACTGATTTTATCAAGGTTGGCGGGATTGCTGCCGCTTTTATAAACGTTGGTCTGGTAGGACTGTTGAATTTGCTGATAATGCGGCATTACCGTATAAAGATCAACGGTGTCTGGATAGCCGCTTTTTTTACAGCGATTGGTTTCTCTTTTTTTGGTAAAAATTTATATAATATCCTGCCAATTTACCTCGGCGGCTTTCTCTACACGCTCTATCAGAAAAATTCTTTCAAAGATATTTTTGCTATTGTGATGTTTGGTACAGCATTGGCACCATTCATCAGTGAAATAAGCTTTTCCGGTTTGCTGCCGGCCGGTCCTGCGATCGCAGTTGCCATGCTGGCAGGCGTATTTATCGGTTTTGTGCTTGTACCTTTATCCTCTCATATGCTGAGATTTCACGATGGTTATAATCTCTATAATATTGGTTTTACTTCAGGGATTATCGGCACTGTTTTAACGAGTGTTCTGAGGAATTTCGGTGTGAACGTTCAACCGGTTTATATTGTCTCGGAGCAAAATTACCCGATCATTTTAGGGATCCTGCTGTTGATTTTTACTACGCTTATGGCGGCGGGTCTTTGGATCAATCATCGTGCCGTCAAAGATTATCCGAAGATATTTGCTTATCAAGGCAGACTGATTACAGATTTCACGCACTTGGTCGGTTATGGTACAACCTTTGTTAATATGTCTATGCTTGGTTTTATCAGCTTGCTTTATGTTCTTTTAATTGGCGGAACCGTGAATGGACCTGTTTTGGCCGGAATTTTTACGGTTGTAGGCTTTGGCGCCTTCGGTAAACACCTGAAAAATTGTTGGCCTGTGATGGCAGGTGTGATCATGACCGCTTTGTTTTTTGGTTTTGAGCTTTCTGCAACCAATATTGTGATTTCCGTTCTTTTTTCTACAACCTTGGCTCCGATAGCAGGAACTTATGGCCCCGTCATTGGCTTTCTTGCCGGAATTCTGCATATGATTTTGGTTACCAATGTCGGTGTGATTCATGGCGGGATTAATCTCTACAACAATGGATTTTCGGGTGGTTTGGTAGCCGGAATTTTGGTTCCGGTTGTAGATGCTTTTAAAAAGGAGTGAGCCGGGTATGCAGCATGAAGCAAAGAAAATTACACGGATCGTCGATGAACTACTGACGTTGTTATTGCTGAATGAATCGAACGAGATCGATATCAAGATACAAAAACA
The Negativicutes bacterium DNA segment above includes these coding regions:
- a CDS encoding DUF1576 domain-containing protein gives rise to the protein MKHSTLKEKDIRYSHLLLMLAAVPILFLIIGLGYAVNFTRIGEIIEGFANIILSPTILLTDFIKVGGIAAAFINVGLVGLLNLLIMRHYRIKINGVWIAAFFTAIGFSFFGKNLYNILPIYLGGFLYTLYQKNSFKDIFAIVMFGTALAPFISEISFSGLLPAGPAIAVAMLAGVFIGFVLVPLSSHMLRFHDGYNLYNIGFTSGIIGTVLTSVLRNFGVNVQPVYIVSEQNYPIILGILLLIFTTLMAAGLWINHRAVKDYPKIFAYQGRLITDFTHLVGYGTTFVNMSMLGFISLLYVLLIGGTVNGPVLAGIFTVVGFGAFGKHLKNCWPVMAGVIMTALFFGFELSATNIVISVLFSTTLAPIAGTYGPVIGFLAGILHMILVTNVGVIHGGINLYNNGFSGGLVAGILVPVVDAFKKE